One genomic window of Roseobacter ponti includes the following:
- a CDS encoding ATP-binding cassette domain-containing protein yields the protein MGDANLLTFPARLRAANLVRTLVCLVVLAVAVAVLTLVFGRSGERIAVQMCVNVAAVVALGVFCGNTGIVSFGHGAFMAIGAYLSGILTMPAGIQRTSLPELPAFLAGHELSLWMALPVVALAGLVFAAISGTAIARLMGASAAIASLGLLIITHGVAVGAREITRGSQTFFGVPRVVDLSLAFGAAVVFILLARAYRESPAGLFARAARDDDAAAAALGINPRRTRFVSWCLSGAMCTVAGALYGHMLGAFSPASFYLSLVFAHVAMMIVGGMASVGGAVTGVIGITLLQDGVRQFEGGVEVFGVALPEVFGLTTVSLGLAILLVIWLRPAGLVGRFELGPGAGARIFDRISRETSPAPAPARVSEEILQAEQLSKSFAGVRAVDHMTFAAPTGRVTGLIGPNGAGKSTLVNLITRQYHADSGKTLLSGRDLSTVSAENVARAGISRSFQNLRLFQGLTVYENVLVSALAAGHRGAQAAAVALRELRAFDLGDLAATRADALSYGARKRLEIARAIAQEPVILLLDEPAAGMNPAETDDLADRLMQIRDERGIGILLIDHDLHFVNRLSGWTVVMHRGTLIAEGAPEEVRADPAVIEAYIGRGRTAAAITRTTKEETFPQQGVRP from the coding sequence ATGGGTGACGCAAACCTTCTGACGTTTCCCGCGCGGCTGCGGGCCGCAAACCTGGTGCGCACGCTGGTCTGCCTTGTGGTCCTGGCAGTGGCCGTGGCGGTGCTGACGCTGGTCTTCGGACGATCCGGGGAGCGCATCGCCGTGCAGATGTGCGTCAATGTTGCGGCAGTTGTCGCGTTGGGCGTCTTCTGCGGGAACACCGGGATCGTATCTTTTGGCCATGGCGCTTTCATGGCGATCGGTGCCTATCTCTCGGGCATCCTGACCATGCCCGCTGGGATTCAACGGACGTCCCTGCCGGAACTGCCCGCGTTTCTGGCCGGGCACGAGCTGTCGCTCTGGATGGCGTTACCTGTCGTGGCGCTCGCGGGCCTCGTATTTGCCGCTATCAGCGGCACCGCCATAGCGCGCCTCATGGGCGCATCGGCGGCGATTGCCTCGCTTGGTCTGCTTATCATAACTCATGGCGTCGCTGTCGGCGCCCGCGAGATCACCCGTGGCAGTCAGACTTTTTTCGGGGTGCCGCGTGTTGTTGATCTGTCGCTGGCCTTTGGCGCGGCAGTGGTTTTTATCCTGCTCGCGCGCGCCTATCGCGAAAGCCCCGCGGGCCTTTTCGCCAGAGCCGCACGCGATGATGATGCTGCCGCAGCGGCCCTCGGAATTAACCCCCGGCGCACGCGCTTTGTCAGCTGGTGTCTTTCGGGGGCTATGTGCACCGTTGCCGGCGCGCTTTACGGGCACATGCTTGGCGCGTTTTCGCCGGCCTCATTTTATCTGTCGCTGGTCTTTGCTCATGTGGCGATGATGATCGTGGGAGGCATGGCATCCGTCGGCGGTGCCGTCACCGGGGTGATCGGGATCACGCTGCTGCAGGACGGCGTGCGACAGTTTGAGGGCGGCGTTGAGGTCTTTGGCGTGGCCCTGCCGGAAGTTTTCGGCCTCACCACAGTGTCGCTGGGGCTGGCGATCCTGCTGGTGATCTGGCTGAGGCCTGCGGGTCTGGTGGGTCGGTTCGAGCTCGGGCCAGGTGCCGGTGCGCGTATCTTTGACCGGATCTCACGGGAGACCAGCCCGGCCCCTGCGCCGGCGCGCGTTTCCGAAGAGATCCTGCAGGCAGAGCAGCTTTCCAAGAGTTTTGCCGGCGTCAGAGCCGTGGATCACATGACCTTCGCCGCCCCCACCGGGCGCGTCACCGGGCTGATCGGCCCGAACGGCGCCGGAAAGTCCACGCTCGTCAATCTCATCACGCGCCAGTATCACGCCGACAGCGGTAAAACTCTTCTGTCGGGAAGGGATCTGAGCACGGTGTCTGCCGAAAACGTGGCCCGCGCCGGTATCTCCCGCAGTTTCCAGAACCTGCGTCTTTTTCAGGGTCTCACGGTCTATGAAAACGTGCTCGTCTCTGCACTGGCCGCCGGGCACCGCGGCGCACAGGCCGCCGCCGTCGCACTGCGCGAACTGCGGGCTTTTGATCTGGGGGACCTTGCTGCGACGCGCGCTGATGCGCTTTCTTATGGTGCGCGCAAAAGGCTCGAGATTGCCCGCGCTATTGCACAGGAGCCGGTCATCCTGCTGCTGGATGAGCCCGCGGCCGGCATGAACCCTGCAGAGACCGATGATCTGGCCGACCGGCTGATGCAGATCCGCGACGAACGCGGCATCGGTATACTGCTCATTGATCACGACCTGCACTTCGTCAACCGGCTCTCGGGTTGGACGGTGGTGATGCACCGTGGCACCCTGATCGCAGAAGGCGCCCCCGAAGAGGTGCGCGCCGACCCGGCCGTGATCGAGGCCTATATCGGTCGAGGTCGCACAGCAGCGGCCATTA
- a CDS encoding isochorismatase family cysteine hydrolase, with translation MTASPESVLTREVPLVPEQSALLFIDVQNFSARRDGAEFKDMPDAEFTEKYGWFFDELKSRVVPNMQKLQAGCRAAGVEVLYTTIESLTRDGRDRSLDYKISGFNVPKGSWDGKVLDDIAPGDDEIVLPKSSSSVFVSTHVDYILRNLGVKQLVLSGLITDQCVESAIRDACDLGYLVTQITDACLTYSQERHDQSLRAIKGYCRQVTTQELLDELS, from the coding sequence ATGACAGCAAGCCCGGAAAGCGTTCTGACGCGGGAAGTGCCGCTCGTGCCTGAACAATCGGCACTTCTTTTCATTGATGTGCAGAATTTCAGCGCCAGACGCGACGGCGCTGAATTCAAAGATATGCCGGATGCGGAGTTCACCGAAAAATACGGCTGGTTTTTCGATGAACTGAAATCGCGCGTGGTCCCGAACATGCAAAAACTGCAGGCCGGGTGCCGCGCGGCCGGGGTCGAAGTGCTCTACACAACCATCGAAAGTCTGACCAGAGACGGCCGCGACCGGAGCCTTGATTACAAAATTTCCGGGTTCAACGTGCCCAAAGGATCCTGGGACGGTAAAGTGCTCGACGACATTGCACCCGGGGATGACGAGATCGTCCTGCCCAAGAGTTCCTCGTCGGTCTTTGTCTCAACGCACGTTGACTATATCCTGCGCAACCTCGGCGTAAAACAGCTCGTGCTGAGCGGTCTGATCACCGATCAGTGTGTGGAAAGTGCCATTCGCGATGCCTGCGATCTCGGCTATCTGGTGACACAGATCACGGATGCCTGTCTGACTTATTCACAGGAACGCCACGATCAGTCTCTGCGCGCGATCAAAGGCTATTGCCGGCAGGTCACCACGCAGGAGCTGCTGGATGAGCTGTCATAA
- a CDS encoding MurR/RpiR family transcriptional regulator: MIIRERIEKAADTLTIRERKLAATILSDYPFSGLNPIHELARHSEVSAPSISRFVTKIGLEGYQEFQRELISELKQGLRSPLDLHAPDRPVEGGFLKDFIAKSTSQMAMAADAITEEQFLQICMLLTDPKRRIYVLGGRISDTIAKHLTFHLRLIRKDVTHLPTDPEIWPDYLMRMRQGDILYLVDFRRYEKRLERLACSAARNRNARILLMTDKWISPVAKHAHEVLPVPIDSGTLWDTYSAALAVTEAIVTQIAEHDWDKARARMEAWEKLRQPSKDDLT; the protein is encoded by the coding sequence ATGATCATCCGCGAACGCATCGAGAAAGCTGCTGATACCCTCACGATCCGCGAGCGCAAACTGGCCGCCACCATTCTGTCGGACTATCCGTTCTCGGGCCTTAATCCGATCCACGAGCTTGCCCGCCACTCGGAGGTATCGGCCCCGTCAATTTCACGTTTCGTGACCAAGATCGGCCTGGAGGGGTATCAGGAATTTCAGCGCGAACTGATCTCGGAGCTCAAGCAGGGCCTGCGCTCGCCGCTCGATCTGCATGCGCCGGACCGACCCGTCGAGGGTGGGTTCCTGAAGGACTTCATTGCCAAATCCACCTCGCAGATGGCCATGGCCGCCGATGCCATCACAGAAGAGCAGTTTTTGCAGATCTGCATGCTGCTGACCGATCCGAAGCGGCGTATCTATGTCCTGGGCGGGCGTATCAGCGACACGATTGCGAAGCATCTGACCTTTCATCTGCGGCTTATTCGCAAGGATGTCACCCACCTGCCGACCGATCCGGAAATCTGGCCGGACTACCTGATGCGCATGCGGCAGGGGGATATCCTCTATCTCGTGGACTTCCGCCGCTATGAAAAGCGGCTGGAGCGCCTTGCGTGCAGCGCCGCGCGCAACAGGAACGCCCGGATCCTGCTGATGACGGACAAATGGATTTCGCCTGTCGCGAAACACGCCCATGAGGTTCTGCCCGTGCCCATTGACAGCGGCACGCTCTGGGACACTTATTCCGCAGCTCTCGCGGTTACCGAAGCGATTGTGACGCAGATCGCCGAGCACGACTGGGACAAGGCACGCGCCCGGATGGAGGCGTGGGAGAAACTGAGGCAGCCGTCAAAGGATGATCTGACATGA
- a CDS encoding glutamine synthetase family protein, translating into MTGVPLIFAAVCDIAGKVRGKAFPSDQLERRLKRGLGWTPTNVQITCFDRIAETPFGALGDLLLIPDQEASADVTLRGGRTERFIMSDITTLEGAPWDFCMRSLLKSALDRLHRVAGAHLICAFEHEFQIKSDTPVPNQAYTREGFELQRDLCETVMAALKSAGLEPDSIMKEYGPDQYEVVVGPARGVRAADEAVVLRELTRSAARAVGTAATFTPIRDPAGVGNGVHIHMSFVDDNGTPVTYDENGPCGMSDMTDAFAAGVLKYLPNILALTAPSVISYERLTPHRWSAAYNNLGFRDREASLRVCPVTAKDPLSIARQFNIEYRAADAAASPYLALAAIIHAGAQGIEDGLKAPAPTEEDLSLLSPAELKARGYVRLPETLEAALSAFEADPVVTGWFPDAFAAVYCAHKKAEIAHLAEMDTAARCAAYEDTY; encoded by the coding sequence ATGACCGGGGTTCCGCTGATATTTGCCGCTGTCTGCGACATTGCCGGAAAGGTGCGCGGAAAGGCCTTTCCCTCAGACCAGCTGGAACGCCGTCTGAAGCGGGGGCTGGGCTGGACGCCGACAAATGTGCAGATCACCTGTTTTGACCGGATCGCCGAGACCCCTTTCGGCGCTCTGGGGGATCTGCTGCTGATCCCGGATCAGGAGGCATCTGCCGATGTCACCCTGCGAGGCGGACGCACTGAGCGGTTCATCATGTCTGACATCACCACGCTTGAGGGTGCGCCCTGGGATTTCTGCATGCGCTCATTGCTGAAGTCCGCGCTGGACCGGCTGCACAGGGTTGCGGGTGCACATCTGATCTGTGCTTTTGAGCATGAGTTCCAGATCAAAAGCGACACCCCGGTGCCGAACCAGGCCTACACCCGTGAGGGGTTTGAGCTGCAGCGCGACCTTTGCGAGACAGTGATGGCTGCGCTGAAATCGGCAGGGCTGGAGCCTGACAGCATCATGAAGGAGTACGGCCCGGACCAGTATGAGGTGGTCGTGGGACCGGCCCGGGGTGTTCGGGCCGCCGACGAAGCCGTTGTGCTGCGCGAGCTTACCCGTTCTGCCGCGCGTGCGGTGGGCACAGCGGCGACATTCACGCCGATCCGGGATCCGGCAGGTGTGGGCAACGGCGTGCACATACATATGAGTTTTGTGGATGATAACGGTACGCCTGTGACCTATGACGAAAACGGGCCCTGCGGCATGTCTGACATGACCGATGCTTTCGCGGCGGGTGTGTTGAAGTACCTTCCGAATATTCTCGCTCTGACAGCGCCATCGGTGATTTCCTATGAGCGGCTGACCCCGCATCGCTGGTCCGCGGCCTATAACAACCTCGGGTTTCGGGACCGGGAGGCCTCGCTTCGCGTCTGCCCGGTGACTGCGAAAGACCCGCTTTCCATCGCACGGCAGTTCAATATCGAATACCGCGCCGCGGATGCGGCGGCCTCACCCTATCTGGCGCTGGCCGCAATCATTCATGCAGGTGCACAGGGCATTGAAGACGGCCTGAAAGCCCCCGCACCGACCGAAGAAGATCTCTCGCTGCTGTCGCCCGCAGAGCTCAAGGCCAGAGGATACGTCAGATTGCCGGAAACGCTGGAGGCGGCCCTGTCGGCATTTGAGGCAGATCCGGTTGTGACAGGATGGTTCCCGGATGCTTTCGCCGCTGTCTATTGCGCGCATAAGAAAGCCGAAATTGCGCATCTGGCGGAGATGGACACGGCCGCACGCTGCGCGGCCTATGAAGATACATACTGA
- a CDS encoding acetamidase/formamidase family protein produces the protein MSWISTSFMGRKAAAKGATGAKHRLSEEDQGTFHYVYGPYAEPVLRISPGDVVEVETLDAFGGAITSEDDLPSEKLNMPFVNPQNGPIAVTGAEKGDVLAVHIHSVLPRGPQPAGTTALIPSFGALVADASLMLNPAITERVKKMDVTEEGVRFSDRITLPFEPFIGTMGISPEIEAVSSLQPDYWGGNMDLPDVAPGAVVYFPVQRQDAHFFVGDCHGRQGDGELCGVAVEIPATVVLQIDLIKDWAIPGVRLETEDFIMSVGSARPMEDAARMAYRDLVRWMVEDYGFEESEAYFLATQAGKMRVGNMVDPKYTLGASMLKKYLV, from the coding sequence ATGTCCTGGATTTCGACATCGTTTATGGGCCGCAAGGCCGCTGCAAAGGGTGCTACCGGTGCAAAACACCGGCTGAGCGAGGAGGATCAGGGCACGTTCCATTATGTCTACGGGCCCTATGCCGAGCCTGTCCTGCGGATTTCTCCCGGTGATGTGGTCGAGGTGGAAACGCTGGATGCTTTCGGCGGTGCGATCACCAGCGAGGACGATCTGCCGTCCGAAAAGCTGAACATGCCCTTCGTCAATCCGCAGAACGGGCCCATCGCCGTGACCGGCGCGGAAAAAGGCGATGTGCTGGCCGTTCATATCCACTCGGTCCTGCCACGCGGTCCGCAACCTGCCGGCACCACGGCGCTCATTCCCAGCTTTGGCGCTCTGGTCGCTGATGCCAGTTTGATGCTCAATCCGGCCATCACCGAGCGCGTCAAGAAGATGGACGTGACTGAGGAAGGTGTCCGTTTCTCTGACCGCATCACCCTGCCCTTCGAGCCTTTCATCGGGACCATGGGCATCAGTCCGGAGATCGAGGCCGTCTCCTCGCTGCAACCCGATTACTGGGGCGGCAACATGGACCTGCCCGATGTGGCCCCGGGAGCGGTCGTCTATTTCCCGGTGCAGCGGCAGGACGCGCATTTCTTTGTCGGTGACTGTCACGGACGCCAGGGCGACGGCGAGCTTTGCGGCGTGGCGGTCGAAATCCCGGCCACGGTCGTGCTTCAGATCGATCTGATCAAAGACTGGGCGATCCCCGGTGTGCGACTGGAAACCGAAGATTTCATCATGTCGGTCGGATCGGCCCGGCCGATGGAGGATGCAGCGCGTATGGCCTACCGTGATCTTGTCCGCTGGATGGTCGAGGACTACGGCTTTGAGGAGTCCGAGGCCTATTTTCTGGCAACACAGGCCGGGAAAATGCGCGTCGGCAATATGGTGGACCCAAAGTACACGCTGGGTGCGTCAATGTTAAAAAAATATCTCGTCTGA
- a CDS encoding SDR family NAD(P)-dependent oxidoreductase has product MDLGLKGRRVLITGGTKGIGRHCAEIFADEGAHVAICARDADAVKASTDALKAKGVTAYGEAVDVADKAALETWVTDAAGALGGIDMVVANVSALAVADDEAAWEAGFAVDMMHSVRLVNAAMPWLEKSDAASITLISSVSGREIDFTRPAYGAFKAALVHYAQGQAMKLAPQGIRANTVSPGNTYFEGGIWQSIEQNNPELFAEAMSLNPMGRMAGPEEIARGVVFLASPASAFTTGTNLVIDGALTKGVQL; this is encoded by the coding sequence ATGGATCTGGGATTGAAAGGACGCCGTGTTCTGATCACCGGTGGCACCAAAGGCATCGGGCGCCACTGCGCGGAGATTTTCGCAGATGAGGGCGCACATGTCGCGATCTGTGCCCGAGATGCGGACGCTGTGAAAGCCTCTACAGATGCGCTGAAAGCCAAGGGCGTCACTGCGTACGGCGAAGCCGTTGATGTTGCTGACAAGGCCGCGCTGGAGACCTGGGTGACGGATGCTGCCGGTGCCCTCGGTGGGATCGACATGGTTGTGGCGAATGTCTCGGCGCTCGCAGTTGCTGATGACGAGGCAGCCTGGGAAGCCGGGTTCGCCGTGGACATGATGCATTCGGTACGACTGGTGAATGCGGCCATGCCCTGGCTGGAGAAATCCGACGCGGCCTCAATCACGCTGATTTCCTCCGTCTCCGGGCGCGAGATCGACTTCACCAGGCCGGCCTATGGCGCGTTCAAGGCAGCCCTGGTGCATTACGCCCAGGGCCAGGCCATGAAACTGGCCCCACAGGGCATCCGCGCAAACACAGTTTCGCCCGGCAACACTTATTTCGAAGGTGGCATCTGGCAGTCGATTGAGCAGAACAACCCTGAGCTCTTTGCCGAGGCCATGAGCCTCAACCCGATGGGGCGCATGGCGGGCCCTGAGGAAATTGCCCGTGGTGTGGTGTTTCTCGCAAGTCCTGCGTCGGCCTTCACCACCGGCACCAACCTTGTCATTGACGGCGCCCTGACAAAAGGGGTGCAGCTCTGA
- the cls gene encoding cardiolipin synthase → MLILLTTGHALLVVAFTIRILLRDDLSPPARLAWFIVINFVPYLGSSTYFLFGEVEIGHRASNKRKKIVADLRLLAGDVPGDPETGYGLIEAAYSPAFKYAASINGLHPVPDNHAELMATPDETVDRMVQDIDCATKHVHMLTYIWLDDRTGTRIAEALMRASGRGVTCRALADGLGSRKFVASPLWKRMADAGVHTGVSLSLSNPLRTILTSRLDMRNHRKITVIDGRITYCGSRNAADPEFRVKPEYAPWIDIMLRFEGPVVAQNQLLFINDWTAATGEKFDKLPSGDTERKGGFPALVVGDGPTMRRGATPQLFSSLISCARSEITISTPYFVPDATLLESLCAAAHRGIRVTLIFPARNDSWVVAAASRSYYRRLLEAGCVIYEFEGGLLHAKTFTMDGKISVIGSTNLDLRSFDLNYENNIILQDETVTDAVRARQEEYISSAEPVGLPHVLAWSPQRRIWNNIVATVGPIL, encoded by the coding sequence GTGCTGATTTTACTGACCACCGGCCACGCTCTGCTTGTTGTCGCATTCACGATCCGGATCCTGCTGCGCGATGACCTGTCCCCGCCGGCGAGGCTTGCCTGGTTCATCGTGATCAATTTCGTACCCTATCTTGGCAGTTCTACATATTTTCTGTTTGGCGAGGTCGAAATCGGTCATCGGGCGAGTAACAAACGCAAAAAGATCGTGGCAGATCTCAGGCTGCTTGCCGGAGACGTCCCGGGCGATCCGGAAACCGGTTACGGTCTGATCGAGGCGGCGTATTCGCCCGCGTTTAAGTATGCCGCTTCGATAAACGGACTGCATCCCGTGCCGGACAATCACGCTGAACTGATGGCCACCCCTGACGAAACAGTGGACCGCATGGTGCAGGACATCGACTGTGCGACAAAGCATGTACATATGCTCACCTATATCTGGCTTGATGACCGGACCGGGACGCGCATTGCAGAGGCGCTCATGCGTGCAAGCGGGCGCGGGGTCACCTGTCGCGCGCTGGCCGACGGTCTGGGATCGCGCAAATTCGTCGCCTCCCCTTTGTGGAAGCGGATGGCAGATGCCGGCGTGCACACAGGCGTCTCGCTGTCGCTCAGCAATCCCCTGCGCACGATCCTGACCAGCCGGCTCGACATGCGCAATCACCGCAAGATCACAGTGATCGACGGCCGGATAACCTATTGCGGCAGCAGGAATGCAGCCGACCCGGAGTTCCGGGTGAAGCCGGAATATGCGCCCTGGATCGATATCATGCTGCGCTTTGAAGGGCCGGTGGTGGCACAGAACCAGTTGCTGTTCATCAACGACTGGACGGCGGCAACCGGCGAGAAATTCGACAAACTGCCATCCGGCGATACAGAGCGGAAAGGCGGGTTCCCGGCGCTGGTTGTGGGCGACGGTCCGACGATGCGCCGTGGCGCGACACCACAGCTTTTCTCCAGCCTTATTTCCTGTGCGCGGAGCGAGATCACGATCTCAACGCCCTATTTTGTCCCCGATGCGACCTTGCTGGAATCGCTTTGCGCTGCGGCGCATCGCGGTATTCGTGTGACCCTGATCTTTCCCGCGCGTAATGACAGCTGGGTCGTGGCGGCGGCAAGCCGCAGCTATTACCGCCGGCTGCTGGAAGCAGGTTGCGTGATTTACGAGTTCGAGGGAGGTCTGCTTCATGCCAAAACCTTCACCATGGACGGGAAGATATCTGTGATCGGATCGACCAACCTCGACCTGCGCAGTTTTGATCTGAACTATGAAAATAACATCATACTTCAGGACGAGACTGTTACTGATGCCGTTCGCGCGCGGCAGGAAGAGTATATTTCCAGCGCAGAGCCGGTTGGTCTGCCGCACGTTCTTGCATGGTCACCACAGCGCCGGATCTGGAACAACATCGTTGCGACGGTCGGACCAATCCTGTGA
- a CDS encoding endonuclease/exonuclease/phosphatase family protein, translating into MRIASYNIRKAVGLDWRRDPHRIVDVIGEIEADIVVLQEADKRLGQRPGVLPLDRLRDEHGFILARHALSGQSHGWHGNAILYRARRFRPPGTERIPLPAREPRGAIAAHFDVNGFAVVGAHLALTTGIRKQQLHALCAHAGNSGIPTIIAGDFNHWGRHLPAGGHEVITPGLSFHASRRVAALDRFVLCGDVTALTFGVHTSLKARRASDHLPVVLDFDIPGDRSKC; encoded by the coding sequence ATGAGAATTGCAAGCTACAACATTCGCAAGGCCGTCGGACTGGACTGGCGCCGTGATCCGCACCGGATCGTGGATGTCATCGGGGAAATAGAGGCGGACATCGTGGTGCTTCAGGAGGCGGACAAACGTCTTGGCCAGCGCCCCGGCGTCCTGCCGCTGGACCGGCTGCGCGATGAGCACGGATTTATTCTTGCCAGACATGCTCTGAGCGGTCAGAGCCATGGCTGGCACGGCAATGCCATCCTTTACCGGGCCAGACGTTTCCGGCCGCCGGGCACAGAGCGCATCCCCCTGCCGGCGCGTGAGCCGCGCGGCGCGATTGCAGCACACTTTGATGTAAACGGCTTTGCTGTGGTCGGCGCGCATCTGGCACTGACCACAGGCATCAGAAAACAACAGCTGCACGCGCTCTGCGCCCACGCCGGCAATTCAGGCATTCCCACCATCATCGCGGGGGATTTCAATCACTGGGGCCGGCATCTGCCGGCAGGCGGGCATGAAGTGATCACCCCCGGCCTGAGCTTTCACGCGAGCCGCCGTGTGGCCGCGCTGGACCGATTTGTTCTGTGCGGCGACGTGACCGCACTGACTTTTGGCGTCCACACATCGCTGAAAGCGCGCCGTGCCTCTGATCATTTGCCGGTTGTTCTGGACTTTGACATCCCGGGAGACCGCAGCAAGTGCTGA
- a CDS encoding MBL fold metallo-hydrolase, which translates to MLTRRGVLQSGLSLSALAAFPGHARSDLSLGDGVLTTVSDGSLVLPGDFIFAPMPKDELAVVLQDFDVSQERLTPECNVALYRDGENVVLFDVGAGPDFVPTAGNVTASLDALGLAPEDVTHVVFTHAHPDHIWGLLDDFDEPLFYEATYMMGEAEWDYWWSPDTVNTIQAERVAMAVGARRRMEVIEGSVQLFGDGEEILPGISSVLSAGHTPGHMAFEVRNGSESAMIVGDAIGNHHVALRRPDWLSGSDQDPETAVKARKMLIDRIVSEQLPVIGFHLPDGGMGRIDQGPNGYKFISGDI; encoded by the coding sequence ATGCTGACGCGCAGAGGTGTACTGCAATCTGGTCTTTCATTGTCTGCTCTGGCGGCATTTCCCGGCCATGCCCGGTCGGACCTGAGCCTCGGGGACGGGGTGTTGACGACCGTCAGTGACGGCAGCCTTGTGCTGCCGGGAGACTTCATCTTTGCTCCGATGCCAAAGGATGAGCTGGCAGTTGTGCTCCAGGATTTCGATGTATCGCAGGAAAGACTGACACCTGAGTGCAATGTGGCCCTCTACCGCGACGGAGAGAATGTCGTTCTTTTTGATGTGGGTGCCGGTCCCGACTTCGTGCCGACCGCAGGCAATGTCACTGCGAGCCTCGATGCACTGGGCCTTGCGCCGGAGGATGTCACGCATGTCGTCTTCACCCATGCACATCCCGATCACATATGGGGGCTGCTGGATGATTTTGATGAGCCGTTGTTCTACGAGGCAACTTATATGATGGGCGAGGCCGAATGGGATTACTGGTGGAGCCCGGACACGGTGAACACAATCCAGGCCGAGAGGGTCGCGATGGCCGTTGGCGCAAGGCGCCGGATGGAGGTCATCGAAGGATCGGTGCAACTCTTCGGAGACGGTGAGGAAATTCTGCCCGGGATCAGCTCGGTTCTGAGTGCGGGGCACACGCCTGGCCATATGGCCTTTGAGGTGCGCAACGGATCAGAAAGCGCGATGATCGTTGGCGATGCGATCGGCAATCACCATGTGGCCCTGCGACGGCCCGACTGGCTGAGCGGATCAGACCAGGATCCCGAGACGGCGGTTAAAGCACGGAAAATGCTGATCGACAGGATCGTCTCCGAACAGCTGCCGGTGATCGGTTTTCACCTTCCCGACGGCGGCATGGGTCGTATCGACCAGGGACCGAACGGCTATAAATTCATTTCGGGAGATATCTGA
- a CDS encoding MBL fold metallo-hydrolase, which translates to MHRLIAALLICLPAVLAASEDIPDQYPGSPLYAKPVEVIPHVWSAIGATAPPTYENSGHNNNLSFIVTGDGVVVINGGAAYILAEALHEEIMKVTDQPVKLVIDENGQGHAILGNSYWSEQGVPILAHVDAAHEIEENGPRILEGMKRYNEDKAQGTFVAAPTETFDDKRVIEMGDFRIEVLHLGPAHGPGDTQVWLPEQGLVIAGDMAFHERMLPIFEDTVALDWIDTWECCFEALNATYVIPGHGHPTNMAQVRRYTRDYLVYLREKIGEHLENGGDLKDAYYVDQTPFAHLDTYEELATRNAGRIYEQMEFE; encoded by the coding sequence ATGCACAGGTTAATCGCCGCCCTCCTTATCTGTCTTCCTGCCGTGCTGGCAGCCAGCGAGGATATTCCCGATCAGTACCCGGGCTCGCCGCTCTACGCCAAGCCCGTCGAAGTGATCCCGCATGTCTGGTCAGCCATTGGTGCCACCGCGCCGCCGACCTACGAGAACAGCGGTCACAACAACAACCTGAGCTTTATCGTCACCGGAGACGGTGTGGTCGTTATCAACGGAGGTGCAGCTTATATTCTGGCAGAGGCTTTGCACGAGGAAATCATGAAAGTGACCGACCAGCCGGTAAAGCTGGTCATTGATGAGAACGGCCAGGGCCATGCCATTCTTGGCAATTCCTACTGGTCCGAACAGGGTGTACCGATACTCGCGCATGTCGACGCGGCCCATGAAATTGAAGAAAACGGGCCGCGCATTCTGGAGGGTATGAAGCGGTATAACGAAGATAAGGCACAAGGCACCTTTGTCGCGGCCCCCACCGAGACCTTTGATGACAAGCGCGTCATCGAGATGGGAGATTTTCGCATCGAAGTTCTGCATCTGGGACCGGCGCATGGTCCGGGCGATACCCAGGTCTGGCTGCCGGAACAGGGCCTGGTCATTGCCGGCGATATGGCCTTTCACGAGCGCATGCTGCCCATCTTTGAGGATACCGTCGCGCTGGACTGGATCGACACCTGGGAGTGCTGCTTTGAGGCGCTGAACGCGACCTATGTCATTCCGGGGCACGGACACCCCACCAATATGGCACAGGTCCGGCGGTACACGCGGGACTATCTGGTCTATCTGCGCGAGAAAATCGGCGAGCACCTGGAGAACGGCGGAGATCTGAAGGACGCCTATTACGTCGATCAGACCCCTTTTGCCCATCTCGACACCTATGAAGAACTTGCGACCCGCAACGCCGGTCGGATTTATGAACAGATGGAATTTGAGTAA